In Paenibacillus sonchi, a single genomic region encodes these proteins:
- a CDS encoding alpha/beta fold hydrolase, translated as MNQLTGSSTPAIVYVHRGWTGVIRRESRRNITFTVGGKIMRLSIRSWVKRVTITGSILGIALVSTGGIYEQAARSRAIKDFPAPGRLVDIGGRQIHLNCQGRGTPLVVLEAGADTSGSALWQPVQEQVARFTRVCSYDRAGIMWSDPAKGRRNSHAIAEDLHKVLRAANEQPPYILVGASMGGPYVMTFTKYYRKEVAGMVLVDASHPDQTARLAQATGEPASNPIPIAFRALAAVAWTGLPRLVLPAAEVPELPSQTAKAITAYQPTSLAAAFAEAAVFEDSLREAGTFRTLGHLPLAVLSRGKPWSAFSEAERAAGGLTREQFNRAEAAWASMQAEEAGWSSNSTHQVLTDSSHVMQLERPDAVIAAIRDVVGKAAHTDAIP; from the coding sequence ATGAATCAGCTAACCGGTTCCTCCACCCCGGCCATAGTCTACGTGCATCGCGGCTGGACCGGGGTCATTCGGAGAGAAAGCAGGAGAAACATTACTTTTACAGTGGGAGGAAAGATTATGCGTTTATCTATTAGAAGTTGGGTAAAGCGTGTGACCATCACCGGCTCTATCCTTGGAATCGCGCTAGTTTCGACCGGCGGCATTTATGAACAGGCGGCCCGCAGCCGGGCTATTAAGGATTTCCCGGCGCCCGGAAGGCTTGTGGACATAGGCGGCCGCCAGATCCATCTGAATTGTCAGGGGCGCGGCACACCGCTTGTCGTGCTTGAGGCGGGTGCAGATACAAGCGGCTCTGCGCTATGGCAACCCGTCCAGGAACAGGTCGCCCGGTTCACGCGGGTTTGCTCCTATGACCGGGCCGGCATTATGTGGAGCGATCCGGCCAAGGGTCGGCGGAACAGTCACGCGATTGCCGAAGATCTTCACAAAGTCCTGCGTGCTGCAAATGAACAACCGCCATATATTTTAGTCGGTGCGTCCATGGGTGGCCCGTACGTCATGACGTTCACCAAATACTACAGAAAAGAGGTCGCCGGGATGGTTCTGGTCGACGCCTCGCACCCTGACCAGACCGCGCGTCTCGCTCAGGCCACCGGCGAGCCAGCGAGCAATCCGATTCCAATCGCGTTCCGCGCTCTCGCCGCAGTGGCGTGGACCGGTTTGCCGAGGCTAGTGCTGCCTGCTGCCGAGGTTCCGGAGTTGCCGTCCCAGACGGCGAAAGCCATCACGGCTTATCAGCCGACATCCCTTGCAGCCGCCTTCGCGGAGGCAGCCGTATTCGAAGACTCGCTGCGTGAGGCCGGCACATTCCGCACTCTTGGCCATCTGCCCCTGGCCGTGCTCTCCAGGGGAAAGCCTTGGAGCGCTTTCAGCGAAGCCGAACGGGCCGCAGGTGGACTCACGCGCGAACAGTTCAATCGTGCGGAAGCAGCTTGGGCCAGCATGCAAGCCGAGGAAGCCGGTTGGTCCTCCAACAGTACCCACCAGGTCCTCACCGACTCCAGCCACGTTATGCAGTTAGAACGCCCGGACGCGGTCATCGCTGCGATCAGGGACGTCGTTGGAAAGGCAGCACACACGGATGCTATTCCCTAG
- a CDS encoding winged helix-turn-helix domain-containing protein, whose amino-acid sequence MTTYRLSKRQARLFLLQHQRLISGGLPPGKGAIYDFVRHVGCIQYDPLSIAGHNHELVLQARIPGFVPELASELLYKDRLLIDGWDKNMSIYCTEDWPYFQRRRAMAAERYQGKEALGAMVSHVREELTRRGPLSSLDLESTDKIDWAWAPARLSRAAMESMYYWGELSVHHRVHTRRYYDFSAKLLPGHLLDAEDPNVTPEQHFDWYVLRRIGSIGLQWNKSGDGWLGIAGLKSKERTAAIERLLLSGSLREVRVEGVKHPLYMRTADAPGLEEILLRGDTADTAGADTGADFAAALAPLDNLLWDRELIRQLFGFTYRWEVYKPVAEREYGYYVLPLLYGDRFIARFEPVMDKKNGILNILRWWWEPGTDLSAEMIPALTAALDSLAKCTRASSVRFAPGVAESNGLRELEASLQP is encoded by the coding sequence GTGACCACTTATCGTCTCAGCAAGCGGCAAGCCCGGCTTTTCCTGCTTCAGCATCAGCGGCTCATATCCGGAGGCCTGCCCCCCGGCAAAGGGGCCATTTACGACTTCGTCCGCCATGTAGGCTGTATACAATATGATCCGCTCAGCATTGCCGGGCATAATCATGAACTTGTCCTGCAGGCGCGGATTCCCGGCTTCGTCCCGGAGCTGGCCTCGGAGCTTCTCTACAAGGACAGGCTGCTGATCGACGGCTGGGACAAAAATATGTCGATCTACTGCACGGAGGACTGGCCGTACTTTCAGCGGCGCAGAGCGATGGCGGCAGAACGCTATCAAGGGAAAGAGGCACTCGGTGCCATGGTGTCGCATGTCCGGGAAGAATTGACCCGGCGCGGTCCCCTCTCCTCGCTGGATCTGGAGAGCACTGACAAGATTGATTGGGCCTGGGCCCCGGCACGCCTATCCCGTGCTGCCATGGAGAGCATGTATTATTGGGGCGAGCTTTCTGTACATCATCGGGTCCATACACGCCGCTACTATGATTTCAGTGCGAAGCTGCTGCCTGGGCATCTGCTTGACGCTGAGGACCCTAACGTGACACCTGAACAGCACTTTGACTGGTATGTGCTGCGGAGAATCGGCAGCATCGGCCTGCAGTGGAACAAATCCGGAGACGGATGGCTTGGCATCGCAGGTCTGAAGAGCAAGGAGCGGACAGCCGCGATTGAGCGTCTGCTGCTAAGCGGCTCCCTCCGGGAGGTTCGCGTTGAAGGGGTGAAGCATCCCCTATATATGCGCACAGCGGATGCGCCCGGACTGGAAGAGATTCTGCTGCGCGGAGATACCGCTGATACAGCCGGGGCTGACACAGGTGCTGACTTCGCCGCCGCACTGGCCCCGCTCGACAACCTGCTCTGGGACAGAGAGCTGATCCGGCAATTATTCGGATTCACCTACCGCTGGGAGGTGTACAAGCCGGTTGCCGAACGGGAGTACGGCTATTATGTGCTGCCGCTGCTCTACGGGGACCGTTTCATCGCACGGTTTGAACCGGTAATGGATAAGAAGAACGGGATACTGAATATTCTGCGCTGGTGGTGGGAGCCAGGCACGGACTTAAGCGCGGAGATGATCCCCGCGCTTACAGCAGCTCTTGATTCGCTCGCAAAGTGTACGCGGGCATCGTCGGTTAGGTTCGCTCCCGGAGTGGCAGAGAGCAATGGGCTTCGGGAGCTGGAGGCGAGCCTTCAACCTTAG
- a CDS encoding sensor histidine kinase, translated as MENSLLSNGKQIIQTYRSSAGTELIPFMNNVSSISIYAVQLFDASGNPLLEDRSEPVVPGAERIRHVLSGGVTRNIEHEGRYPMVGLPFPVDGQSYALFVMLKSNELWLQSSKEVNTELLTVFLIGSFLVLAAARSIVKPLLRLRDAAGQMAQGQFDMQLRTNRKDEIGQLNTSFNEMAQELAKLDRMRREFVANVSHEIQSPLTSISGFAKALKQKRMSEESRMHYLTIIEEESERLSRISQNLLRLSSLQHDRHPVQPVAFRLDEQLRKAVIALEPQWSGKEIAVELDLEPVTVCADEDQLSQVWTNLLGNSIKFTPVRGRVCIRVYAGGRSAVVRITDNGIGIPEDQRTDIFKPFHKVDKARDRAVSGNGLGLSIVKLIVELHEGEIRADEEPGGGSVFTVKLPLRKG; from the coding sequence CATGAACAACGTTTCCAGCATATCCATTTATGCGGTTCAACTATTCGACGCCTCCGGCAATCCGCTGCTGGAAGACAGGTCGGAGCCTGTCGTTCCCGGCGCGGAACGGATTCGTCACGTGCTGTCCGGCGGTGTGACGAGGAACATCGAGCACGAAGGGCGGTATCCGATGGTCGGACTTCCATTCCCGGTTGACGGTCAGTCGTATGCCTTATTCGTCATGCTGAAGAGCAACGAATTGTGGCTGCAGTCGAGCAAAGAAGTCAACACGGAGCTGTTAACCGTCTTCCTGATCGGAAGTTTCCTCGTACTGGCTGCCGCCCGGTCAATTGTGAAGCCGCTTCTTCGGCTGAGAGATGCGGCCGGGCAAATGGCTCAAGGGCAGTTTGACATGCAGCTTCGGACGAACCGCAAGGATGAGATCGGACAGCTAAACACGAGCTTTAACGAGATGGCGCAGGAGCTTGCCAAGCTGGACCGGATGAGGCGGGAATTCGTGGCGAACGTATCGCATGAGATCCAGTCGCCGCTGACGTCCATCTCCGGCTTCGCCAAGGCATTGAAGCAGAAACGGATGAGCGAGGAAAGCCGGATGCATTATCTGACGATTATTGAGGAAGAAAGCGAGAGGTTGTCCAGGATCAGCCAAAACCTGCTGCGGCTTTCTTCCTTGCAGCATGATCGTCATCCCGTGCAACCGGTAGCTTTCCGGCTTGACGAACAGCTCCGCAAGGCCGTCATTGCGCTTGAGCCGCAATGGTCCGGTAAAGAGATCGCCGTCGAATTGGATCTGGAGCCGGTAACCGTCTGTGCAGACGAGGATCAACTCAGCCAGGTATGGACGAATCTGCTGGGCAACAGCATTAAATTCACTCCGGTCCGCGGAAGGGTCTGCATTCGCGTCTATGCCGGCGGCCGGTCGGCGGTCGTCCGCATAACGGACAACGGCATCGGAATACCGGAGGATCAGCGGACGGATATTTTCAAGCCGTTTCACAAAGTGGACAAAGCCCGCGACCGCGCCGTCAGCGGAAACGGACTGGGTTTGTCCATCGTCAAGCTTATCGTGGAGCTGCACGAAGGGGAAATCCGGGCGGATGAAGAGCCCGGCGGGGGTTCGGTTTTCACGGTGAAGCTGCCGCTCAGGAAGGGCTAA